The Aphis gossypii isolate Hap1 chromosome 3, ASM2018417v2, whole genome shotgun sequence genome includes a region encoding these proteins:
- the LOC114121099 gene encoding LOW QUALITY PROTEIN: uncharacterized protein LOC114121099 (The sequence of the model RefSeq protein was modified relative to this genomic sequence to represent the inferred CDS: inserted 1 base in 1 codon; substituted 1 base at 1 genomic stop codon), whose translation MASRQSVSSILKPPKVRAPLKEIETVDQDADENTATFSKRKVSFSGMNKIKMYNTGATSLTVHQAPMFDEQISMLSDSSNAEKPKISGKFEKSDAQISIESTNCTNFEDNERIIIEYESPNDNMEMTEALSGKILSDTIYTIDNNGSEHISYSSDYSENNMEFTEAIKVGQILTGDNSCDLSSTKMSETLVDESDEESVSQFNLLPSTPLSNVPIQNNLNISSSSSCMDFTCANTKSNLSCNTQSSNMELTCMTKSLKSIWSNDDYKSMSMELTQLPNRQTIEDNCELIYEYSEHSTSMGSDTSCEIQEKSSCESDIVQTEKSEKNNSNYETIDCVLDNSNNGEENMIEELSLSMVSMDIDPTLEGNAFDISYVNVDNPLRVENEQKLSTIPITAAVENSSNLEQSVLDNYSNIIDICNQNNESGLSILPTGSSFVVNMSPENNINKYVEEEKLLQQTLYDHTSVLDENQYLENKSIIVENNLQKKYSRKTMVHTCPLIDQENSHENEDTSGTVKDNQQKYYSRKSIVPTTVFNDDISDDTSIVVEENQQEEYSRKSIAPTYVFNDDISDTSVVVEENQQEKYSRKSIAPTTVFNDDISDTSVVVEENQQGDNDTLDKSVPLEENQQEKYSRKSIAPITVFNDDISDSSVALEENQQEDNNTLDTSVPLEENQQEKYSRKSIAPTTVFNDDLSDTSVALEENQEEDNGTLDTSAALEENLQENYSKKSITPTTVFNDDISDTSVVLEENQQEKYSRKSIIPTTVFNDDTSDASVALEDNQQEMYSRKSIGSISLFYQTQSLDTENLSDTSGKVKENNQNIYSRKSVAPIPVFNEDVLNKSEILEKTQQKNCSLQSIAMSVLNQNQSLGNEDVPNISVYNPTDLAEKCDVSEYNPTWSTEKENTSVYNSTRSAEKEELSLYNSTQLAEKEDTSAIIEECQLKRYSRKSIGPTSLAFTHNETLDDSMSNNSFTAEESNETKSDKAPDSEVSVSVNNQSNVQSDIPINNEKXLIPKSKHQSELLSMISDDNFNSPFRKKPKKSINLTNLTKSTVEDQYIKNEMEITNDNFSENFENVSKMDISIEHEFKNDSIKHDSPEFLVVSDDGKSINTNIVHNHMSETKKEENIVMELDELGTNIINEENNKSNSIKVTDNIRETNHILNSNYSPRCIEDKTTKSVGVKDISNILTDETLQNKEKSCSVNRKRSYNNRDCAPLSCSSFMSKPNIHHNMGEDFITDDFIEQSPIKNDVPNKSLTNEQLVIGNELQESMIKNDSIKENLCNEVLEFLTRWNEQFIENKLVLDKCTNRQWVFNALDSNVILTITYSNISNNNSFLKVEDISFTSTTVGKNEIIKFGINWILSKYNPKVYKQICFTSRDVELLLKSLLEDVDYISKVMNNMSYIRDIYCVTFKDNKAQFVLHNMKCPLMVRIEILLSNIHKFSIKDLSVDCLFGNFNIKLLEEIMEDITKDYNVLQSLVEKLIKLYXYKIN comes from the exons ATGGCTAGTCGACAGTCTGTTAGTTCAATCTTAAAGCCACCTAAAGTAAGGGCACCTCTTAAAGAAATTGAAACAGTTGATCAAGATGCTGATGAGAATACTGCAACATTTTCTAAAAGAAAAGTGAGTTTTTCAgggatgaataaaataaaaatgtataacacagGTGCTACATCTTTAACTGTTCATCAAGCTCCTATGTTTGATGAGCAAATTTCAATGTTATCTGATTCTTCAAATGCAGAAAAACCTAAAATATCAGGAAAGTTTGAAAAATCTGATGCTCAAATTAGCATTGAATCAACTAATTGTACCAACTTTGAAGATAATgagcgtattattattgagtatgAAAGTCCAAATGATAATATGGAAATGACCGAAGCACTATCGGGTAAAATATTGTCAGAcactatttatactattgataataatgGTTCAGAGCATATTAGTTACAGTTCAGACTATTCAGAGAATAATATGGAATTCACAGAAGCAATAAAAGTAGGCCAAATTTTAACAGGAGATAATAGTTGCGATTTAAGTTCTACTAAAATGTCTGAAACATTAGTTGATGAAAGTGATGAAGAATCTGTTAGTCAATTTAATCTTTTACCTTCAACACCATTATCTAATGTgcctattcaaaataatttgaatattagttCAAGTTCTAGCTGTATGGATTTTACTTGTGCAAATACTAAATCCAACCTATCATGTAATACACAATCAAGTAATATGGAATTAACTTGTATGACCAAatctttaaaatctatttggtCAAATGATGATTATAAATCAATGAGTATGGAGTTGACACAATTACCCAACAGGCAAACAATTGAAGATAATTGTGAattgatttatgaatatagtGAACATTCTACAAGTATGGGATCAGATACATCTTGTGAAATTCAAGAAAAAAGCAGCTGTGAGTCAGACATTGTACAAActgaaaaatcagaaaaaaataattcaaattatgaaaCTATTGATTGTGTATTGGACAATTCTAATAACGGAGAAGAAAATATGATTGAGGAATTATCATTAAGTATGGTTTCAATGGATATTGATCCAACTTTAGAAGGTAATGCATTTGATATTAGTTATGTAAATGTTGATAACCCATTAAGAGTTGAGAATGAACAAAAACTTTCAACAATACCTATAACAGCAGCAGTAGAAAATAGTAGTAACCTCGAACAAAGTGTGCtcgataattattcaaatataattgatatttgtaatcaaaataatgaatctGGACTATCTATACTCCCTACAGGTTCTTCATTTGTTGTAAATATGTCTcctgaaaataatatcaataaatatgttgAAGAAGAAAAACTTCTACAACAAACATTATATGATCATACATCTGTGTTAGATGAAAATCAATatcttgaaaataaatcaataattgttgaaaataatctacaaaaaaaatattcaaggaAAACAATGGTTCACACATGTCCATTAATTGATCAAGAAAACTCTCATGAAAATGAAGATACATCTGGAACAGTCAAGGataatcaacaaaaatattattctagaaAATCGATTGTTCCTACAACTGTTTTCAACGATGATATATCAGATGATACAAGTATTGTAGTTGAAGAAAATCAACAAGAAGAATATTCTAGAAAATCAATTGCCCctacttatgtttttaatgatgATATATCGGATACAAGTGTAGTAGTTGAAGAAAATCAACAAGAGAAATACTCAAGAAAATCAATTGCCCCTACTACTGTTTTCAACGATGATATATCAGATACAAGTGTAGTAGTTGAAGAAAATCAACAAGGAGATAATGATACATTGGATAAAAGTGTACCACTGGAAGAAAATcaacaagaaaaatattctagaaAATCAATTGCCCCTATAACTGTTTTCAATGATGATATATCAGATTCAAGTGTAGCACTTGAAGAAAATCAACAagaagataataatacattggaTACAAGTGTACCACTGGAAGAAAATcaacaagaaaaatattctagaaAATCAATTGCCCCTACAACTGTTTTCAATGATGATCTATCAGATACGAGTGTAGCACTTGAAGAAAATCAAGAAGAAGATAATGGTACATTGGATACAAGTGCAGCACTTGAAGAAAATCTAcaagaaaattattctaaaaaatcaattacccCTACAACTGTTTTCAACGATGATATATCAGATACGAGTGTAGTGCTTGAAGAAAATcaacaagaaaaatattctagaaAATCAATTATCCCTACTACTGTTTTCAATGATGATACATCAGATGCAAGTGTAGCACTTGAAGACAATCAACAAGAAATGTATTCTAGAAAATCAATTGGGTCTATATCACTTTTTTACCAAACTCAGTCTCTTGATACTGAAAATTTATCAGACACATCTGGAAAAGTCaaagaaaataatcaaaatatatattctagaAAATCAGTTGCTCCTATACCTGTTTTTAATGAGGATGTATTGAATAAATctgaaatacttgaaaaaacccagcaaaaaaattgttctctACAATCAATTGCCATGTCTGTTTTAAACCAAAATCAATCTCTCGGAAATGAAGATGTACCAAATATATCTGTTTATAATCCAACTGATTTGGCTGAAAAATGTGATGTATCTGAGTATAATCCTACTTGGTCTactgaaaaagaaaatacatcTGTATATAATTCAACTCGGTCTGCAGAAAAAGAAGAACTATCTTTATATAACTCAACTCAGTTAGCTGAGAAAGAAGATACATCTGCCATAATTGAAGAATGTCAACTAAAAAGATATTCTAGAAAATCGATTGGTCCCACATCTTTAGCATTTACTCATAATGAAACTCTAGATGATAGTATgtcaaataattcatttaccGCTGAAGAAAGTAATGAAACAAAATCTGATAAGGCGCCGGATTCCGAGGTTTCAGTATCTGTTAATAATCAATCTAATGTACAATcagatatacctattaataatgaaa atttaattccaaAAAGCAAACACCAATCTGAATTACTTAGTATGATAAgtgatgataattttaattcacccTTTAGGAAAAAACCAAAGAAATCAATAAATctaacaaatttaacaaaatcaacTGTTGAagatcaatatattaaaaatgaaatggaaattactaatgataatttttcagagaattttgaaaatgttagtaAAATGGATATATCAATTGaacatgaatttaaaaatgacagTATAAAACACGATTCTCCTGAATTTTTAGTTGTTTCAGATGATGGTAAATcaatcaatacaaatattgtacataaccaTATGtctgaaacaaaaaaagaagaaaacatTGTCATGGAACTTGACGAATTGGggacgaatataataaatgaagaaaacaataaaagcaACTCTATAAAAGTAACAGACAATATTAGAGAGaccaatcatattttaaactcaaattATTCTCCCAGATGTATTGAagataaaactacaaaatctGTTGGTGTTAaagatatatctaatattttaacggaCGAAACACTtcaaaacaaagaaaaatcaTGTTCGGTAAATCGAAAaagaagttataataatagagaTTGTGCACCCTTATCTTGTTCATCATTTATGTCTAAACCTAATATTCACCATAATATGGGTGAAGATTTCATCACGGatgattttattgaacaaagtcctattaaaaatgatgttcCTAATAAAAGCTTAACTAATGAACAATTAGTAATAGGAAATGAGCTTCAAGAaagtatgattaaaaatgattccataaaagaaaatttgtgTAATGaagttttagaatttttaacaaGGTGGAATGagcaatttattgaaaataaattagttcttGATAAGTGTACAAACAGACAATGGGTTTTTAATGCATTAGAcagtaatgtaattttaacaataacatattcaaatatttctaaCAATAATTCATTTCTTAAAGTGGAAGATATATCATTTACCTCAACTACCGttggaaaaaatgaaataataaaatttggaaTAAATTGGATCTTATCAAAATACAATCCAAAGGTGTACaaacaaatatgttttactTCAAGAGATGTAGAACTGTTATTAAAATCTCTGTTAGAGGATGTTGACTATATTAGTAAAGTAATGAACAATATGTCTTATATACGtgatatatattgtgttacatTTAAAGATAACAAAGCTcaatttgtattacataatatgaagtGCCCATTGATGGTTCGTATTGAGATATTATTGTCGAATATTCATAAGTTTTCTATTAAAGATCTGTCAGTTGATTGTTTGTTTggcaatttcaatataaaattgttggaAGAAATAATGGAAGATATAACGAAAGATTATAATGTTTTGCAGTCTTtagtagaaaaattaataaaactctactagtacaaaattaattga
- the LOC114121100 gene encoding nonsense-mediated mRNA decay factor SMG5: MVAMKKLHNTRGVEPTTEASESVRKLYKSINEVSHFLDDQRGRSLTCKDLFTVAVDTQRIKLKNYCERMMLADPLIYGRKAEDIMWRKTYHDVYSTAKLLRKNNDWNQTELALIENHFQSGIGSYYHLLFKFQAEIKFNKPELFDFYLLTNDDTNNNVKKDHITVLKKNDASNKEETGIKQLVYRCLICLGDLSRYMYELNKLDLYYSTACRYYKQALNYKPTNGLPHNQIGRLALSNNKHLDAVYHYVRCVFSIEPFEGGEKNLILSLQQQTEPIGNVFLEKLFSVFNLWYTGKDDGQELDKIYSSIISSLQNFDDFKNKINTADKKKEINKEDTITPLMNDTVQFFSINENVFKIVVIVIAFLNKLHQEDSKYIPKAELFFLSFMEHLIGQSVTYCVKTLPLLVNPNIDHAKLNRRRRRRGFRQHSSPDSQEWSGDEAESIISPDDESDDESEEEMLIFDMKRPNDDKSKNESDGSNDSGTSSFDCENKNNPKSRYSNIPFIETIKIYFDWIQSNIDTINPEASVEFINNTVTLLNYLSQANIDNTSLDIDTNQFMLPEEVHLRGMTVFSKSKKYCGEYDRNICTKNEGTVRLIHILHCAEEIASNNVLFTYDKIKKWFSICETLKQIDEKSLKDAKRDKQHVMGQLWLRSEVDNLEYKMKYSSRKKSLPTCIVIDTDALINYSLIIKKLVNSTKFIVVVPAIVISALDEQKKLSKEVRLTIRWLEFQLQEGNCNLKSQGIHETLPIKLDGPPKLSKEICNFKHILECCNYFKGEYGENTGIVTLITGSDDLMESPELMEMAKSVKINVEHIKTFQLQLKPVKNKG; encoded by the exons ATGGTTGCCATGAAAAAATTGCATAACACTCGTGGAGTGGAGCCCACCACAGAAGCCAGTGAATCGGTCAGAAAATTGTACAA GAGTATAAATGAAGTATCTCATTTTTTGGATGATCAACGTGGCCGGTCTCTGACTTGCAAAGATCTTTTTACTGTTGCTGTTGATACACagcgaataaaattaaaaaactattgtgAAAGAATGATGCTTGCAGATCCATTAATTTATGGCCGGAAAGCTGAAGATATCATGTGGCGTAAAACGTATCATGATGTTTATTCTACTGCTAAACTTCTACGCAAG aatAATGATTGGAATCAAACGGAATTGGCACTAATAGAAAATCATTTTCAGTCAGGCATTGGcagttattatcatttactgTTCAAATTTCAAGcagaaattaaattcaataagcctgaattatttgatttttatctattaacaAATGatgatactaataataatgtcaaaaaAGATCATATtactgtgttaaaaaaaaatgatgcta GCAACAAAGAAGAAACTggtataaaacaattagttTACCGTTGTTTGATATGTTTGGGAGATTTGTCACGATATATGTATGAACTAAACAAactagatttatattattcaacagCTTGTCGGTATTATAAACAAGcattaaactataaaccaACTAATGGACTACCGCATAATCAAATTGGACGATTGGCATTATCCAATAACAAACATCTAGATGCTGTTTACCATTATGTTCGATG TGTATTTAGCATAGAACCATTCGAAGGAGgtgaaaaaaacttaatattatcattacaacAACAGACTGAACCAAttggaaatgtatttttagaaaaactgtTTTCTGTTTTCAATTTATGGTATACTGGAAAAGACGATGGACAAGAATTagataaa atatattctaGCATTATAAGCAGTCTGCaaaattttgatgattttaagaacaaaattaatacagctgataaaaaaaaagaaattaataaagaagATACCATAACACCTTTGATGAATGAtactgtacaatttttttctattaatgaaaatgtattcaaaattgttGTTATCGTAATAGCATTCTTAAACAAGTTACATCAAGAAG ATTCTAAATACATTCCAAAAGCAGAATTGttctttttatcatttatggaACACTTAATTGGTCAAAGTGTAACTTACTGTGTAAAAACCTTACCACTATTAGTTAATCCTAATATAGACCACGCAAAATTAAACCGCAGGCGTCGAAGGCGTGGTTTTAGACAACATTCTTCTCCAGATTCTCAAGAATGGAGTGGAG aTGAAGCAGAAAGTATAATAAGTCCTGACGACGAATCAGATGACGAAAGTGAGGAAGAgatgttaatatttgatatgaaAAGGCCTAATGATGATAAATCTAAAAAcg AATCAGATGGGTCGAATGATAGTGGTACATCATCATTTgattgtgaaaataaaaataatccgaAATCTCGTTATTCAAATATTCCATTTATTGAAACCATaaag atatattttgattggATTCAATCAAATATAGATACCATAAATCCTGAAGCATCAGTTGAGTTCATTAACAATACAGTTacacttttaaattacttgTCGCAAGCTAATATTGATAACACATCTTTAGACATTGACACAAATCAGTTCATGTTACCAGAAGAAGTACATTTACGTGGTATGACTGTTTTTTCTAAGTCTAAAAAGTATTGTGGAGAATATGATCGCAATATTTGTACTAAAAATGAG ggAACAGTTcgattaatacatattttacattgtgcAGAAGAAATAGCATCCAACAATGTATTATTCACTTATGACAAAATCAAGAAATGGTTTTCAATATGCGAAACTTTAAAAcaa ATCGACGAAAAATCATTAAAGGATGCGAAACGAGACAAACAACACGTGATGGGTCAACTATGGCTCCGGTCGGAAGTAGACAATCTGGAATATAAGATGAAATACTCTTCGAGAAAAAAGTCGTTGCCCACGTGCATCGTGATCGATACAGatgcattaattaattattcgttAATTATCAAGAAACTCGTAAACAGTACTAAGTTTATTGTAGTAGTGCCTGCAATCG taATATCGGCACTAGACGAGCAAAAAAAACTGAGCAAAGAAGTCAGGCTAACTATCCGTTGGTTAGAATTTCAGTTGCAAGAGGGAAACTGCAACTTAAAATCTCAAGGAATACATGAAACACTACCAATTAAACTAGACGGCCCGCCAAAATTGAGCAAAGAGATTTG taatttcaaacatattttggAATGTTGCAACTATTTTAAAGGAGAATATGGTGAAAACACAGGTATTGTTACGCTAATTACAGGATCAGACGACCTAATGGAATCACCGGAACTTATGGAAATGGCTAAATCAGTCA aaattaatgttGAACACATAAAGACATTTCAACTTCAACTAAAACCCGTAAAAAACAAAGGATGA